The following proteins come from a genomic window of Oscillatoria sp. FACHB-1407:
- a CDS encoding GAF domain-containing protein gives MVNQLRTNALNELNHIPPLSEEYAAEHVQLNATKGPEKVPGSNKAPVITSDSKSENGSADWKNTVDIRQATSALIAIKAELEKTGALENPEMREKIQHLLNVVRGAHQDVKGQTTDTVQQQFKLNRQQVEAIAQQLHQAAEPETLFSIAAHKIREILEVDRTLIYRFDTVDQGSVLAEALVDGWTPMLGEMLKAHCFGLGKASDYERQLVAIEDVYQRSFSPYQMQLFERFQTKASFAIPVVLNKQMWGLLVVQQCHKPRRWQEAEITLLQQVVAELVAILQQLEFHHLLKQQLEQEQAILRVTEKIRQAKDAFTILRAATQDIRYALKCDRAVVYRFNPDWSGEFIAESVGSGWVSVLEEQKHEALLQGNRTESDRCVLRNWGEFGALDQDTYLKQTQGGKYMMGEKFTRINDVSKAGFSPCYLESLAKYQAKAYLIVPIFHNGNLWGLLGVYQNSGPRHWLEYETNLLLQVGGAIEVALQRVDYIKSIEREQAIAKVINKIRRPDDVEGVFQVAVQEIRQLLACDRAVVYRFNPDWSGEFVAESVGNGWPSMLQQQDNSPTLRDNISECSAELPKTLPYNDTYLQANKGGLFNQVGVFRVEEDIYTAGFSPCYIEALENYRIRAYVIVAIYAGQKLWGLLAAYQNGAPRRWQDADKNLLVQISTQVGLALQQAEFVAQLQEKSTQLIKEAEQERAVAKVIDRIRKTLDLDSIFNTTVQEARRFLKVERLTIYKFRPNFYGDFLVEAGAADLNRLVGSGWEDPYLSEHQGGRFRMNEPYIVNDVYAADITDCHLEALENFGVRACLVVSIFRGKELWGLLSAFQHSAPRHWEEGDVQFLTQIAAQLGIALQQAEYLQQIQTQSQQLSEAAEREKTAKEKLQQDVIQLLSSVRPVLQGDLTVRAIVTEDEVGTVADAYNNTIQSLRRIVTQVQSSAAKVGQTSTESGKAIAALSEQAKQEAQEITSALTQIEAMVNATQTVAANTHQMETAVQQANQTVQQGDAAMNRSVNGILAIRETVSEATKKIKRLSESSQKISKVVNLINNFTTQTQLLALNAAIEATRAGEYGRGFAVVADEVRSLAQQSAEATTEIEKLVQEIQAETSAVATAMDTGIQQVVSGTNLVTETRQSLNAIVTATGQISELLQGITQSTQAQIQQSQTVIQTMQNVVAIANKTSTDSVQISTSFQDLLTTAQELQASVGQFKVS, from the coding sequence ATGGTTAATCAACTCAGAACAAATGCTTTAAACGAACTCAATCATATTCCACCTCTTAGTGAAGAATACGCTGCGGAGCACGTTCAACTAAATGCAACCAAAGGGCCTGAAAAAGTCCCAGGTTCTAACAAAGCACCTGTTATTACAAGTGATAGTAAGAGTGAAAATGGTTCAGCCGACTGGAAGAATACGGTTGATATTCGACAGGCAACCAGTGCTTTAATTGCGATCAAAGCAGAGTTAGAGAAGACTGGAGCATTAGAAAATCCGGAGATGCGTGAGAAGATCCAACATCTTCTCAACGTTGTCCGTGGGGCACATCAAGATGTCAAGGGACAAACAACTGATACAGTACAACAGCAGTTTAAATTGAATCGTCAGCAAGTAGAGGCGATCGCCCAACAGTTACATCAAGCGGCTGAACCGGAAACTCTGTTCTCAATTGCGGCTCATAAAATTCGAGAGATTTTAGAAGTCGATCGCACCTTAATCTATCGGTTTGATACGGTCGATCAGGGGAGTGTTTTAGCCGAAGCACTGGTGGATGGCTGGACTCCAATGCTGGGAGAAATGCTGAAAGCCCATTGCTTTGGGTTAGGCAAAGCCAGTGACTATGAACGACAACTTGTTGCGATCGAAGACGTGTATCAGCGATCGTTTTCACCGTACCAAATGCAGTTGTTTGAGAGATTTCAAACGAAGGCGAGTTTTGCGATTCCCGTTGTGTTAAATAAACAGATGTGGGGGTTGTTGGTTGTCCAGCAGTGTCATAAACCGCGTCGCTGGCAAGAAGCTGAAATCACACTATTACAACAGGTGGTAGCGGAACTGGTTGCAATTTTGCAACAGCTAGAATTTCATCATCTGTTGAAGCAACAACTGGAACAAGAACAAGCCATCTTGCGAGTAACGGAAAAAATCCGTCAAGCCAAAGATGCATTCACTATTTTGCGGGCTGCGACTCAAGATATTCGCTATGCCCTGAAGTGCGATCGCGCCGTTGTGTATCGATTTAACCCCGATTGGAGTGGCGAATTTATTGCAGAGTCTGTTGGCAGTGGGTGGGTGTCTGTGCTGGAAGAACAGAAGCACGAAGCACTCTTGCAAGGTAATCGCACTGAGAGCGATCGCTGTGTTTTGAGAAATTGGGGCGAGTTTGGAGCACTCGACCAGGATACCTATCTCAAACAAACCCAGGGCGGTAAATACATGATGGGAGAAAAGTTCACCCGCATCAATGATGTCAGCAAAGCGGGTTTCTCTCCCTGTTATCTAGAGTCATTAGCAAAATATCAAGCAAAAGCTTACTTGATTGTTCCCATCTTTCATAACGGGAATTTGTGGGGATTATTAGGGGTGTATCAAAACTCAGGACCACGGCACTGGTTGGAGTATGAAACGAATTTGTTGTTGCAGGTTGGCGGTGCGATTGAAGTTGCATTGCAACGAGTGGACTACATCAAATCGATTGAGCGGGAACAGGCGATCGCCAAGGTCATCAACAAAATTCGTCGTCCCGATGATGTTGAGGGCGTGTTTCAGGTCGCGGTGCAAGAAATACGGCAGTTGTTAGCGTGCGATCGTGCCGTTGTCTATCGCTTTAACCCCGATTGGAGTGGAGAGTTTGTGGCAGAGTCAGTTGGTAATGGCTGGCCGTCTATGTTGCAACAACAGGACAATAGCCCAACCCTGCGAGACAACATTAGTGAATGTAGCGCAGAACTGCCGAAGACTCTACCCTACAACGATACTTACTTACAAGCCAACAAGGGGGGTCTATTCAATCAGGTGGGGGTGTTTCGAGTGGAGGAAGACATCTACACAGCGGGCTTTTCTCCCTGTTACATCGAAGCTCTAGAAAATTATCGAATTAGAGCCTACGTCATTGTTGCTATCTATGCGGGACAAAAACTCTGGGGACTGCTTGCTGCTTATCAAAATGGTGCTCCCCGACGCTGGCAAGATGCGGATAAGAATTTGCTAGTTCAAATCAGTACTCAAGTTGGGTTAGCCTTGCAACAGGCGGAATTTGTCGCCCAACTGCAAGAAAAATCAACTCAGTTGATTAAGGAAGCAGAACAAGAGAGAGCCGTCGCTAAAGTGATTGATCGCATCCGCAAAACGTTGGATTTAGATTCAATCTTTAACACAACGGTACAAGAGGCGCGGCGATTCTTAAAAGTAGAGCGTTTGACGATCTACAAGTTTCGTCCAAACTTTTATGGTGATTTTCTGGTTGAAGCTGGTGCGGCTGACCTGAATCGGCTAGTAGGTAGCGGTTGGGAAGATCCCTATCTCTCAGAGCATCAAGGTGGTCGATTTCGCATGAATGAGCCGTATATTGTGAATGATGTCTATGCGGCTGATATCACCGATTGTCACCTCGAAGCGTTAGAGAATTTTGGCGTTAGAGCTTGTCTAGTCGTTTCCATCTTTCGTGGTAAGGAGTTGTGGGGGTTGCTCTCCGCATTTCAGCATAGTGCTCCTCGTCACTGGGAAGAAGGTGATGTGCAATTTCTGACCCAAATTGCAGCGCAACTGGGTATTGCCTTACAACAGGCAGAATATCTGCAACAGATTCAAACCCAGTCACAGCAGCTATCTGAAGCTGCTGAACGGGAGAAAACAGCTAAGGAAAAACTACAACAGGATGTGATTCAACTGCTCTCTTCTGTGCGTCCTGTATTGCAGGGAGATTTAACGGTGCGGGCGATTGTTACCGAAGATGAGGTCGGGACGGTTGCCGATGCCTACAACAATACAATTCAGTCGTTGCGTCGGATTGTGACTCAAGTCCAAAGCAGTGCGGCTAAAGTGGGGCAAACCTCCACTGAGAGTGGTAAGGCGATCGCTGCTCTGTCAGAACAGGCAAAGCAGGAGGCACAGGAAATCACCTCTGCGCTGACCCAAATTGAGGCGATGGTAAACGCTACTCAAACCGTTGCAGCGAACACCCATCAGATGGAAACAGCCGTACAACAAGCCAATCAGACCGTGCAACAGGGTGATGCTGCCATGAACCGCAGTGTAAATGGGATTCTTGCCATTCGGGAGACGGTGTCTGAGGCGACGAAGAAAATCAAACGCCTTAGCGAGTCCTCTCAAAAGATCTCAAAAGTGGTGAATTTGATCAACAACTTCACCACTCAAACCCAACTTCTGGCATTGAATGCAGCCATTGAGGCGACTCGTGCTGGAGAATATGGGCGGGGATTTGCGGTGGTGGCAGATGAGGTGCGATCGCTGGCGCAACAATCAGCAGAGGCAACTACCGAGATTGAGAAATTAGTGCAGGAGATTCAAGCGGAAACCAGTGCCGTTGCAACCGCAATGGATACTGGCATTCAGCAGGTGGTGAGCGGTACGAATCTGGTAACCGAAACACGCCAGAGCTTAAACGCGATCGTCACTGCAACCGGACAAATTAGTGAGTTGTTACAGGGCATCACCCAATCCACTCAGGCCCAAATTCAGCAGTCACAGACTGTGATTCAAACCATGCAAAACGTGGTGGCGATCGCTAACAAGACCTCGACTGACTCGGTTCAAATCTCGACCTCATTCCAGGATTTGTTGACGACGGCTCAAGAACTGCAAGCCAGTGTGGGGCAGTTTAAGGTGTCGTAG
- a CDS encoding chemotaxis protein CheW: MSAIQTVDRPNSEPSNVAELAQLEAQRLDPFAIATFLRQHNTHAGMSVTVWRHGCLCILLEADEVPHPSETMNWLRNSLSQFKTLEKIRIYARQVGQNMPAWCDDLNLAQSAIAVPHSSSLLNWLHQGSHESKQPTTTTTPEVAAQQTRFLRFHLTAQETALLALESIREVLRVSVDNILPVPDTPHHVLGVYNHRGEIVWLVDLKQQLGFSELDRQLTSMLTVIVLQQDGLSLGAVVSRVTDIELHDPQNVQPTSADLFPLPLRSFLQGYLPHPYSFVLDARALITQVTLS, from the coding sequence ATGAGTGCTATTCAAACGGTCGATCGCCCCAATTCTGAGCCATCAAATGTGGCAGAGCTAGCGCAACTTGAAGCGCAACGACTCGATCCATTTGCGATCGCCACTTTTTTACGACAACACAATACCCATGCGGGAATGAGTGTGACGGTTTGGCGGCATGGTTGCCTGTGCATTCTGCTAGAGGCAGACGAGGTGCCCCATCCATCGGAGACGATGAACTGGCTACGAAACAGCCTCAGTCAGTTCAAAACGCTTGAAAAAATACGCATCTATGCGCGTCAGGTTGGTCAGAATATGCCCGCCTGGTGTGATGATCTCAATCTGGCTCAATCGGCGATCGCTGTCCCCCACTCCTCTTCCCTATTGAATTGGTTACATCAAGGTAGCCATGAATCCAAGCAACCAACCACAACGACAACCCCAGAAGTTGCCGCTCAACAAACTCGCTTTCTGCGGTTTCATCTAACGGCTCAAGAGACGGCTTTATTAGCTCTGGAGTCAATTCGAGAAGTGTTGAGAGTAAGCGTTGATAACATCCTACCTGTCCCTGATACTCCCCATCATGTGTTGGGAGTTTACAACCATCGGGGGGAAATTGTGTGGTTGGTCGATCTCAAACAACAGTTAGGATTCTCTGAACTCGATAGACAACTGACATCCATGCTAACGGTCATTGTTTTGCAACAGGATGGACTCTCATTAGGGGCAGTTGTTTCTCGCGTAACAGATATCGAGTTACACGATCCCCAGAATGTACAGCCTACTTCTGCCGATCTATTTCCTCTACCGTTGCGATCATTTTTGCAGGGCTATCTGCCACACCCCTATAGTTTTGTCTTAGATGCCAGAGCACTGATTACACAAGTAACATTGTCATAA
- a CDS encoding response regulator transcription factor, which translates to MNTVLLVEDSLTQSELITKCLQQAGLSVVLARSGEEAQEKLHQQKPDLIVLDVILPGQSGFELCREIKTNPTTDSIPVIMCSTKGTNADKIWGSMLGADAYLSKPVDEQELLRTVQQLMRG; encoded by the coding sequence CAGTACTTCTTGTTGAAGATAGCCTGACACAGTCAGAGCTAATTACCAAGTGCTTGCAGCAGGCGGGTTTATCCGTTGTGCTTGCAAGAAGTGGGGAAGAGGCTCAAGAGAAACTGCATCAACAAAAACCAGATCTAATTGTGTTAGATGTAATTTTGCCAGGACAGAGTGGATTTGAGTTATGTCGTGAAATTAAGACAAACCCCACTACAGATTCTATTCCTGTAATTATGTGTTCTACGAAGGGCACGAATGCCGACAAGATATGGGGCAGTATGTTGGGGGCGGACGCTTACTTATCAAAACCTGTTGATGAACAGGAATTATTACGCACCGTTCAACAACTGATGCGAGGTTGA